The Azospirillum baldaniorum genome contains a region encoding:
- a CDS encoding PDZ domain-containing protein, with protein MQRVSNAARAWMAALVAVSGAAMVSGCALDPVGLAIGAVSTVNMPSEASLVADMVPSYRGTDCKALASLQRGYIDQLPTVDPAYREAVVVNIKAVRQVMAEQRCAEGGGTVAGAGSAPATTVTTGPNGISGAVAGTAAPAAAPASEPQGAMGAAVGPLTAQLAQALGLESPRGLVVTALIPGKAAELSGIRGGDVILEVRGVAVGDAVQMRRVLGAVPSGQSVLVKLWRAREPRELIVGPITSTTPALPPGAVYADAPVLPAAPVQERFCVAQMTGSGLFSSSVHSPLFTVRNDGSEAESAKLTTAFWEAARKAQPGYWLAPHPRPTCTRDSKICTSASADSDVLMMLCETDRGKGVEIYEALRRDKPRTELPWSPPAP; from the coding sequence ATGCAGCGCGTTAGCAATGCGGCCAGGGCATGGATGGCGGCGCTGGTGGCGGTTTCGGGAGCGGCGATGGTATCGGGCTGCGCGCTCGATCCGGTCGGGCTGGCGATCGGGGCGGTGAGCACAGTGAACATGCCATCGGAAGCGTCGCTGGTGGCCGATATGGTTCCCTCCTACCGGGGCACGGACTGCAAGGCGCTGGCGTCGCTGCAGCGAGGGTACATCGACCAACTGCCCACGGTGGACCCGGCGTACCGCGAAGCGGTGGTGGTCAACATCAAGGCGGTCCGTCAGGTCATGGCGGAGCAGCGTTGCGCGGAGGGTGGCGGCACGGTGGCGGGTGCGGGCTCCGCACCGGCGACGACCGTCACCACCGGCCCCAATGGCATCAGCGGAGCGGTGGCCGGCACGGCCGCTCCCGCCGCGGCACCGGCGAGCGAACCGCAGGGGGCGATGGGAGCGGCTGTGGGTCCGTTGACCGCCCAACTGGCGCAGGCCTTGGGGCTGGAATCGCCGCGCGGTCTGGTGGTGACGGCGCTAATCCCGGGCAAGGCGGCCGAGCTGTCGGGCATCCGCGGCGGCGACGTGATCCTGGAGGTGCGTGGCGTCGCGGTGGGGGATGCGGTGCAGATGCGCCGTGTTCTGGGCGCGGTGCCCAGCGGGCAGAGCGTGCTGGTCAAGCTGTGGCGCGCCCGCGAGCCGCGCGAGCTGATCGTCGGCCCGATCACCAGCACCACCCCAGCCCTGCCGCCGGGTGCCGTGTACGCCGATGCGCCGGTCCTGCCGGCCGCGCCGGTGCAGGAGCGCTTCTGCGTGGCGCAGATGACCGGTTCGGGCCTGTTCTCGAGCAGCGTGCATTCGCCGCTGTTCACCGTGCGCAACGACGGCAGCGAGGCGGAAAGCGCCAAGCTGACGACGGCCTTTTGGGAGGCGGCGCGGAAGGCCCAACCCGGATACTGGCTGGCGCCGCACCCGCGGCCGACCTGCACCCGGGATTCGAAGATCTGCACGTCGGCCAGCGCCGACTCCGACGTGCTGATGATGCTGTGCGAGACCGACCGCGGGAAGGGCGTGGAGATCTACGAAGCGCTGCGGCGGGACAAGCCGCGGACCGAACTGCCCTGGTCGCCGCCGGCGCCGTGA
- a CDS encoding 50S ribosomal protein L11 methyltransferase, which translates to MSSSKLWRIALVIPEAHAPAFAEAIGDHADAVSTFELEEHGDWLVEATVYGQPDEPRLNARVAVLAEAMGIPEPKLIVEELPLIDWVSHSYQGFPPIQAGRFFVHGSHHEGIVPAGSIPLLVDAATAFGTGEHGSTKGCLMALDRLARRMNLPRRGRGGALDMGCGSGILALAVTKRWRVPVTAVDIDPEAVRVTRVNAALNGVKARIRSQGGDGYHTAIVGKHKPYRLITANILARPLARMAPKLKRHLQRGGVAVLAGLLNRQERHVIQAHRTQGLHLVARIPVGEWTTLVVKRPKRKAVKG; encoded by the coding sequence ATGTCCTCCTCCAAGCTCTGGCGCATCGCGCTCGTCATTCCCGAAGCCCACGCCCCCGCGTTCGCCGAGGCGATTGGCGATCATGCCGACGCGGTGTCCACCTTCGAGCTGGAGGAGCATGGCGACTGGCTGGTCGAGGCGACGGTCTACGGGCAGCCGGACGAGCCGCGGCTGAACGCCCGCGTTGCCGTTCTGGCCGAGGCCATGGGCATCCCCGAGCCGAAGCTGATCGTCGAGGAGCTGCCCCTCATCGACTGGGTGTCGCACAGCTACCAGGGCTTTCCGCCGATCCAGGCCGGGCGCTTCTTCGTCCACGGCTCCCACCATGAGGGCATCGTCCCGGCGGGCAGCATCCCGCTGCTGGTCGACGCCGCCACCGCCTTCGGCACCGGCGAGCACGGCTCGACCAAGGGCTGCCTGATGGCGCTGGACCGGCTGGCCCGGCGGATGAACCTGCCGCGCCGCGGCCGGGGCGGGGCGCTCGACATGGGCTGCGGTTCGGGCATCCTGGCGCTGGCGGTGACCAAGCGCTGGCGGGTGCCGGTCACCGCCGTGGACATCGACCCGGAGGCGGTGCGCGTCACCCGCGTCAACGCCGCGCTCAACGGGGTGAAGGCCCGCATCCGCTCGCAGGGCGGTGACGGCTACCACACCGCCATCGTGGGCAAGCACAAGCCCTACCGCCTGATCACCGCCAATATCCTGGCCCGCCCGCTGGCCCGCATGGCGCCGAAACTGAAGCGCCATCTGCAGCGCGGTGGCGTCGCCGTCCTGGCCGGCCTGCTGAACCGGCAGGAGCGCCACGTCATCCAGGCGCACCGCACCCAGGGCCTGCATCTGGTCGCGCGCATCCCGGTCGGCGAATGGACCACCCTTGTGGTGAAGCGCCCGAAGCGGAAGGCCGTAAAGGGCTGA
- a CDS encoding TerB family tellurite resistance protein produces MLNRIRALFQENDPGDDRHRLEAAAAALLVEAARTDNTISQAERERILDVTRRHFHLSEEEAQDLLSAAVFDTEGASPYYRYVTVINDHCPPDKRLWIIEMLWEVAYADGELNDLEANLLRRIGGLLHVPDVDRGLARKRVLERLGLPDDSGL; encoded by the coding sequence ATGCTGAACCGGATCAGGGCGCTGTTCCAGGAGAACGACCCCGGCGACGACCGCCACAGGCTGGAAGCCGCCGCCGCCGCCCTTCTGGTCGAGGCCGCACGCACCGACAACACCATTTCCCAGGCGGAGCGCGAGCGCATTCTCGACGTTACCCGCCGCCACTTCCACCTGAGTGAGGAAGAGGCGCAGGACCTGCTGTCCGCCGCCGTCTTCGACACGGAAGGCGCCTCGCCCTACTACCGCTACGTCACGGTGATCAACGACCATTGCCCGCCGGACAAGCGGCTGTGGATCATCGAGATGCTGTGGGAGGTCGCCTACGCCGACGGCGAGCTGAACGACCTGGAGGCCAACCTGCTGCGCCGCATCGGCGGCCTGCTCCATGTGCCCGACGTCGATCGCGGCCTTGCGCGCAAGCGGGTCCTGGAGCGGCTGGGCCTGCCCGACGATTCGGGGCTGTAA
- a CDS encoding aminopeptidase P family protein codes for MSSAYRGDETLAQLLAQAGLPHTPADIRSLVAGVLAAPEGEEPDGWMVLVGTRLPEDLAGQLRALKADLADSRVAAAPDYAARIAALRGVLARADLDGFIVPRGDEHQGEYVPPRAQRLAWLTGFTGSAGHAVVGRQRAAIFVDGRYTLQVQTEVSGDLYEYRHLVDDPLTEWAGEALPRGGRLGYDPWLHTAGWVERTRQQLERIGLSLVPCPDNPVDRVWTDQPPPPLAPVVAQDHVFAGDSAADKRARIAGDLARNGIGAVVLTQPDSIAWLLNLRGADVPCTPLPLSFAILKDDAQVDLFIDRRKLAPGVEAHLGNQVAVRAPDELGAALDGLGREGRKVMADPASTSAWIFDRLHMAGAKLERDPDPCALPKACKNEAELAGTRAAHIRDGAALVRFLHWLSQEAPSGTVTEIAAADRLLAFRRANDRFRGLSFDTISGAGPNGAIVHYRVSEATDRRLEPGSLFLLDSGAQYLDGTTDVTRTIAIGAPTPEMRERFTLVLKGHIAVSTARFPRGTTGSQLDTLARLPLWSLGLDYDHGTGHGVGSYLSVHEGPQRISKVPNSVALHPGMILSNEPGYYKTGAYGIRIENLIVVQPLDLPMAERPMLGFEVLTLAPIDRNLVEPALLTQAEIAWLNAYHTHVREALEQRLAGEGDAAVAQWLRQATSPIID; via the coding sequence GTGTCCAGCGCTTACCGCGGCGACGAAACCCTGGCGCAGCTTCTGGCCCAAGCGGGCCTGCCCCACACCCCCGCGGATATCCGCAGCCTCGTCGCCGGGGTGCTCGCCGCGCCGGAGGGGGAGGAGCCCGACGGCTGGATGGTCCTGGTCGGGACGCGGCTTCCGGAGGATCTCGCCGGGCAGCTCCGCGCCCTGAAGGCCGACCTGGCTGACAGTCGCGTCGCCGCGGCGCCGGATTACGCCGCCCGCATCGCCGCCCTGCGCGGCGTCCTGGCGCGCGCCGACCTCGACGGCTTCATCGTGCCGCGCGGCGACGAGCATCAGGGCGAGTATGTGCCGCCGCGCGCCCAGCGCCTTGCCTGGCTGACCGGCTTCACCGGATCGGCCGGCCACGCCGTGGTGGGGCGGCAGCGCGCCGCCATCTTCGTGGACGGGCGCTACACACTCCAGGTCCAGACGGAGGTGTCGGGCGATCTCTACGAATACCGGCATCTGGTCGACGACCCACTGACCGAGTGGGCCGGAGAGGCGCTGCCGCGCGGCGGACGGCTCGGCTACGATCCGTGGCTGCACACCGCCGGCTGGGTGGAGCGCACCCGCCAGCAGCTTGAGCGCATCGGCCTGTCGCTGGTGCCCTGTCCGGACAACCCGGTGGACCGCGTGTGGACGGACCAGCCGCCGCCCCCACTGGCCCCGGTGGTCGCCCAGGACCACGTCTTCGCCGGGGACAGCGCCGCCGACAAGCGCGCCCGCATTGCCGGCGATCTGGCGCGCAACGGCATCGGCGCCGTGGTGCTGACCCAGCCCGACTCCATCGCGTGGCTGCTCAACCTGCGCGGCGCGGACGTGCCCTGCACGCCGCTGCCGCTGTCCTTCGCGATCCTGAAGGACGACGCGCAGGTGGACCTGTTCATCGACCGCCGCAAGCTGGCGCCGGGCGTCGAGGCCCATCTCGGCAACCAGGTTGCCGTGCGCGCCCCGGACGAGCTGGGGGCCGCGCTCGACGGGTTGGGGCGCGAGGGTCGCAAGGTGATGGCCGACCCGGCCAGCACCTCGGCCTGGATCTTCGACCGGCTGCACATGGCCGGCGCCAAGCTGGAGCGCGACCCCGATCCCTGCGCCCTGCCCAAGGCCTGCAAGAACGAGGCGGAACTGGCCGGCACCCGCGCCGCCCACATCCGCGACGGCGCGGCGCTCGTCCGCTTCCTGCACTGGCTGTCGCAGGAGGCGCCGTCGGGCACGGTGACGGAGATCGCGGCGGCGGACCGGCTGCTGGCCTTCCGCCGCGCCAACGACCGCTTCCGCGGCCTCAGCTTCGACACGATCTCCGGGGCGGGGCCGAACGGCGCCATCGTCCACTACCGGGTGTCGGAGGCGACCGACCGCCGGCTGGAGCCGGGCAGCCTGTTCCTGCTGGACAGCGGCGCCCAGTATCTGGACGGCACCACCGACGTGACGCGCACCATCGCCATCGGCGCGCCGACCCCGGAAATGCGCGAGCGCTTCACGCTGGTTCTCAAGGGGCACATCGCCGTCAGCACGGCGCGATTCCCGCGCGGCACCACCGGGTCGCAGCTCGACACGCTGGCCCGCCTGCCGCTGTGGTCGCTGGGGCTGGACTACGACCACGGCACCGGCCACGGGGTGGGCAGCTATCTGTCGGTGCACGAGGGGCCGCAGCGGATCTCCAAGGTGCCGAACAGCGTGGCGCTGCATCCCGGCATGATCCTGTCCAACGAGCCCGGCTACTACAAGACCGGCGCCTACGGCATCCGCATCGAGAATCTGATCGTCGTCCAACCGCTCGACCTGCCGATGGCGGAGCGGCCCATGCTGGGGTTCGAGGTGCTGACCCTGGCTCCCATCGACCGCAATCTGGTCGAGCCGGCGCTGCTGACCCAGGCGGAGATCGCCTGGCTGAACGCCTATCACACCCACGTGCGCGAGGCGCTGGAGCAGCGGCTCGCGGGCGAGGGGGATGCCGCCGTGGCGCAATGGTTGAGACAGGCGACCTCGCCGATCATCGACTGA
- a CDS encoding chemotaxis response regulator CheY, with product MKILVVDDYATMRRIVRNLLTQIGYTDIDEAGDGVSALQKLRESKFGLIISDWNMEPMTGLQLLKEIRADAKLASTPFIMVTAESKTENVIAAKQAGVNNYIVKPFNADTLKQKIQAVIGG from the coding sequence ATGAAGATCCTTGTCGTCGATGACTACGCCACCATGCGGCGCATCGTGCGGAACCTCCTGACCCAGATCGGCTACACGGACATCGACGAGGCCGGCGACGGCGTCTCGGCCCTGCAGAAGCTGCGCGAGAGCAAGTTCGGCCTCATCATTTCCGACTGGAACATGGAGCCGATGACCGGCCTGCAGCTCCTCAAGGAGATCCGCGCCGACGCCAAGCTCGCCTCGACCCCGTTCATCATGGTCACCGCCGAGAGCAAGACCGAGAACGTGATCGCCGCCAAGCAGGCCGGTGTGAACAACTACATCGTCAAGCCTTTCAACGCCGATACCCTGAAGCAGAAGATCCAGGCCGTCATCGGCGGGTAA
- a CDS encoding protein phosphatase CheZ: MVGLDQLPQLSEEEFDQIEEAIARTTKGRAFLRRFHRRAHGAAAEEVRKMLLEFRSSWHQQSEVVEASKHVEVLRRELMEMAASIEQARREVAALRPPDAGGDKITSATNELDAIVISTERASFEILNAAERLMDLSGKLKADGADPGLCSEIEGEVTNIFTACSFQDLTGQRTSKVVNALRYIEQRVNAMINIWGVEKLAGLQIAPENTDTRPDSHLLNGPQLDGLGVSQADVDSMFDSPAMAAPPPAPEPPPAAPPASAPAAAAQTGAKASQADIDSLFDSPAPAPAAPAKASQADIDSLFDSPAPAPAPAAPAKASQADIDSLFDSPAPAPAEAPPAPPPAPAAKKPVPKPASAAKPAPKPAPAAKPAAAPPPAADEPPAPLDQAAIDALFG; this comes from the coding sequence GTGGTTGGGTTGGATCAGCTTCCGCAGCTTTCCGAGGAAGAGTTCGACCAGATCGAGGAAGCGATCGCCCGCACGACCAAGGGGCGAGCCTTCCTGCGCCGCTTCCACCGCCGGGCTCATGGGGCCGCGGCGGAGGAGGTGCGCAAGATGCTGCTGGAGTTCCGCAGCTCCTGGCATCAGCAGAGCGAGGTGGTGGAAGCCTCCAAGCACGTCGAGGTGCTGCGGCGCGAGCTGATGGAGATGGCTGCCTCCATCGAGCAGGCGCGGCGCGAGGTCGCAGCCCTGCGTCCGCCCGACGCCGGCGGCGACAAGATCACGTCGGCCACCAACGAGCTGGACGCCATCGTCATCTCCACCGAACGCGCGTCCTTCGAGATCCTGAACGCCGCCGAGCGGCTGATGGACCTGTCGGGCAAGCTGAAGGCGGACGGCGCCGACCCCGGCCTGTGCTCCGAGATCGAGGGGGAGGTGACCAACATCTTCACCGCCTGCTCGTTCCAGGACCTGACCGGCCAGCGCACCAGCAAGGTGGTCAACGCGCTCCGCTACATCGAGCAGCGGGTCAACGCGATGATCAACATCTGGGGCGTCGAGAAGCTCGCCGGCCTCCAGATCGCGCCTGAGAACACGGACACCCGGCCGGATTCCCATCTGCTGAACGGTCCCCAGCTCGACGGCCTCGGCGTCAGCCAGGCCGACGTGGACAGCATGTTCGACAGTCCGGCGATGGCGGCACCGCCGCCGGCTCCCGAACCGCCGCCCGCTGCGCCTCCGGCCTCCGCTCCGGCGGCCGCGGCCCAGACCGGAGCCAAGGCGAGTCAGGCCGACATCGACAGCCTGTTCGACAGCCCGGCCCCGGCTCCGGCCGCTCCGGCCAAGGCCAGCCAGGCGGACATCGACAGCCTGTTCGACAGCCCAGCCCCTGCACCGGCTCCGGCCGCTCCGGCGAAGGCCAGTCAGGCGGACATCGACAGCCTGTTCGACAGTCCGGCTCCCGCCCCGGCCGAGGCTCCGCCGGCCCCCCCTCCGGCCCCCGCCGCCAAGAAGCCGGTGCCGAAGCCGGCCTCGGCGGCCAAGCCCGCCCCGAAGCCGGCCCCGGCTGCCAAGCCGGCGGCCGCCCCGCCGCCCGCGGCGGACGAGCCTCCGGCGCCGCTGGATCAGGCGGCCATCGACGCCCTGTTCGGCTGA
- a CDS encoding protein phosphatase CheZ: MRNLSKPFMAELQKARRTGNPYQAVVDDASALAPALASLPSGPVTVDNSDVIRAISDLGAKLDRFLTMDAQQIDQIQVEIADISGRIKATKVEMAAIRHPLAGDDKFVQASQELNAVVSATEAATNTIMACAEELEEVVHELKSSLPEGYHADRVNDMNDVIVRIYEACNFQDLTGQRITKVVRALSFIEERVDAMMSHWNKREFEAMPLPPTVTKMDETLELHGPADHQEMGNISQADIDALFG, encoded by the coding sequence ATGAGGAATCTCTCGAAACCCTTCATGGCGGAGCTTCAAAAGGCCCGCCGGACCGGCAATCCTTATCAGGCGGTGGTGGATGACGCCTCCGCCCTGGCGCCGGCGCTGGCGTCGCTGCCGTCCGGCCCGGTCACCGTGGACAACAGCGACGTCATCCGCGCCATCAGCGACCTCGGCGCGAAGCTCGACCGCTTCCTGACCATGGACGCCCAGCAGATCGACCAGATCCAGGTCGAGATCGCCGACATCTCGGGCCGCATCAAGGCCACCAAGGTGGAGATGGCGGCGATCCGCCACCCGCTGGCCGGCGACGACAAGTTCGTGCAGGCGTCGCAGGAACTGAACGCCGTCGTCTCGGCGACGGAGGCCGCGACCAACACCATCATGGCCTGCGCCGAGGAGCTGGAGGAGGTCGTTCACGAGCTGAAGTCGTCGCTGCCGGAGGGCTACCACGCCGACCGCGTCAACGACATGAACGACGTGATCGTCCGCATCTACGAGGCCTGCAACTTCCAGGACCTGACCGGCCAGCGCATCACCAAGGTCGTCCGCGCCCTGTCCTTCATCGAAGAGCGCGTCGACGCCATGATGAGCCACTGGAACAAGCGCGAGTTCGAGGCGATGCCGCTGCCGCCCACCGTCACCAAGATGGACGAGACGCTGGAACTGCACGGCCCGGCCGACCATCAGGAGATGGGCAACATCAGCCAGGCCGACATCGACGCCCTCTTTGGCTGA
- a CDS encoding outer membrane protein assembly factor BamD, which yields MPCRFSRLPLAALLLASALTACSSTKPEDQYVERPAEQIYQEADAAMREERFKVAAKLYDEVERQHPYSEWAGKAQIMAAYAHYQDLKYDDAILALDRYIQLHPGSPDVSYAYYMRALSYYEQITDVRRDQRMTRLALDALSEVVRRFPDSQYARDAKIKIDLTNDHLAGKEMEVGRFYLKQGQYTAAIGRFRTVIENYQTTSHVPEALHRLVECYLALGITDEAKTAAAVLGHNFPGSEWYTDSYALLVDANVRPERNEKSWISRAWSSLF from the coding sequence ATGCCCTGCCGTTTTTCCCGTCTGCCGCTTGCGGCCCTCCTCCTGGCTTCCGCCCTGACCGCCTGCTCCTCGACCAAACCCGAGGACCAGTATGTCGAGCGTCCGGCCGAGCAGATCTACCAAGAGGCCGACGCCGCCATGCGGGAAGAGCGGTTCAAGGTGGCCGCCAAGCTCTATGACGAGGTGGAGCGCCAGCACCCCTATTCCGAATGGGCGGGCAAGGCGCAGATCATGGCGGCCTACGCCCATTACCAGGATCTGAAGTACGACGACGCGATCCTGGCGCTCGACCGCTACATCCAGCTTCATCCGGGCAGCCCCGACGTCTCCTACGCCTACTACATGCGGGCGCTGTCCTATTACGAGCAGATCACCGACGTCCGCCGCGACCAGCGCATGACCCGTCTGGCGCTCGATGCGCTGTCGGAGGTCGTGCGCCGCTTCCCGGACAGCCAGTACGCCCGCGACGCCAAGATCAAGATCGACCTGACCAACGACCATCTCGCCGGCAAGGAGATGGAGGTCGGGCGCTTCTATCTGAAGCAGGGTCAGTACACCGCCGCCATCGGTCGGTTCCGCACGGTGATTGAAAACTACCAGACCACCTCCCACGTCCCTGAGGCGCTGCACCGGTTGGTGGAGTGCTATCTGGCGCTGGGAATCACGGACGAGGCGAAGACCGCCGCCGCCGTGCTCGGCCACAACTTCCCCGGCAGCGAATGGTACACGGACAGCTACGCACTGCTGGTGGACGCCAACGTGCGTCCGGAGCGAAACGAGAAGTCCTGGATCAGCAGAGCCTGGAGCTCCCTGTTCTAG
- the recN gene encoding DNA repair protein RecN, with protein sequence MLASLTIRDVVLIERLGLGFRKGLCVLTGETGAGKSILLDALGLALGARADSGLVRHGADQASVTAEFDLSGDHPALAILREQGLDPEERLVVRRTVSADGRSRAWVNDQAVGVGLLKRLGEELVEVHGQFDTHGLLNPQTHRGVLDAYAGLSGHAAQVAAAHRAWRQVEDARANAAAEIARARSEEEYLRHAVAELDALAPKAGEEEELAETRAVLMHREKLVDALNAAYGELSGDRGVERALSSAIRTLSRIADKAAGKLDPVIAALDRAATEAGEAIAGLQAVSSDVDMDPQALEKLEERLFALRAAARKHGVDVDALAPLRKDMADRLLLIEDQGDLLARLAREAEVARDAYRKAAESLSRERQQAAGRLDAAVATELAPLKLEKAKFRTLVEPLADESDWTASGMDRVAFQVATNPGSPPGALNKIASGGELARFMLALKVVLAQTSTVGTLVFDEVDTGIGGAVAAAVGERLKTLGQGLQVLVVTHSPQVAARGSIHLKVQKSVKGEQVTTGVVELDGDDRREEIARMLSGATVTAEARAAADSLIAGRG encoded by the coding sequence ATGCTGGCGTCGCTGACGATCCGGGACGTCGTCCTGATCGAACGGCTGGGGCTGGGCTTCCGCAAGGGTCTGTGCGTCCTCACCGGCGAGACCGGTGCGGGCAAGTCGATCCTGCTCGACGCGCTGGGATTGGCGCTCGGTGCGCGGGCCGATTCGGGCCTCGTCCGCCACGGCGCCGATCAGGCGTCGGTGACGGCGGAGTTCGACCTGTCCGGCGACCACCCGGCGCTCGCCATCCTCAGGGAGCAGGGCCTCGACCCCGAGGAGCGGCTGGTCGTCCGCCGCACCGTCAGCGCCGACGGGCGCAGTCGAGCCTGGGTCAACGACCAGGCGGTCGGCGTCGGCCTGCTGAAGCGGCTGGGCGAGGAGCTGGTCGAGGTCCATGGCCAGTTCGACACCCACGGCCTGCTGAACCCGCAAACCCACCGCGGCGTGCTGGACGCCTACGCCGGGCTGTCCGGCCACGCCGCCCAGGTCGCCGCCGCCCACCGGGCGTGGAGGCAGGTCGAGGACGCGCGCGCCAACGCCGCCGCCGAGATCGCCCGCGCCCGCTCGGAGGAGGAGTATCTCCGCCACGCCGTGGCCGAGTTGGATGCCCTCGCCCCCAAGGCTGGCGAGGAGGAGGAGTTGGCCGAGACCCGCGCCGTGCTGATGCACCGGGAAAAGCTGGTCGACGCCCTGAACGCCGCCTATGGGGAGCTGTCGGGCGACCGCGGGGTGGAGCGCGCCCTGTCCTCGGCCATCCGCACGCTGAGCCGCATCGCCGACAAGGCCGCCGGCAAGCTCGACCCGGTCATCGCCGCCCTGGACCGCGCCGCGACCGAGGCGGGGGAGGCCATCGCCGGTCTCCAGGCCGTCTCCTCCGACGTGGACATGGACCCGCAGGCCCTGGAGAAGCTGGAGGAGCGGCTGTTCGCCCTGCGCGCCGCCGCCCGCAAGCACGGGGTGGACGTGGACGCGCTGGCCCCCCTGCGCAAGGACATGGCCGACCGGCTGCTGCTGATCGAGGACCAGGGCGATCTGCTGGCCCGCCTCGCCCGCGAGGCCGAGGTCGCCCGCGACGCCTACCGCAAGGCCGCCGAGTCGCTGAGCCGGGAGCGTCAGCAGGCCGCCGGCCGCCTGGATGCCGCCGTTGCCACGGAACTCGCTCCGCTGAAGCTGGAAAAGGCGAAGTTCCGCACGCTGGTCGAGCCGCTGGCCGACGAGTCGGACTGGACGGCGTCGGGCATGGACCGCGTGGCCTTCCAGGTCGCCACCAACCCCGGCTCGCCCCCCGGCGCGCTGAACAAGATCGCCTCCGGCGGTGAGCTGGCGCGCTTCATGCTGGCGCTGAAGGTGGTGCTGGCCCAGACCTCGACCGTCGGCACGCTGGTGTTCGACGAGGTGGATACCGGCATCGGCGGCGCCGTCGCCGCCGCGGTGGGCGAGCGGCTGAAGACGCTCGGGCAGGGGCTCCAGGTCCTGGTGGTCACCCACAGCCCGCAGGTCGCCGCCCGCGGCTCCATCCACCTCAAGGTGCAGAAGTCGGTGAAGGGCGAGCAGGTGACGACCGGTGTGGTCGAGCTGGACGGCGACGACCGCCGCGAGGAGATCGCCCGCATGCTGTCCGGCGCCACCGTCACAGCCGAGGCCCGCGCCGCCGCCGACAGCTTGATCGCCGGGCGGGGGTAG